The following are from one region of the Nicotiana tomentosiformis chromosome 7, ASM39032v3, whole genome shotgun sequence genome:
- the LOC138895735 gene encoding uncharacterized protein, giving the protein MVIEVQPPWKMYFDGAAHCGGAGAGVVFVISQGEFLSYSFTLMQLCSNNVDEYQALILGLEMAVEMKQLQLHVFGDSQKENKKADILAALTSSLSLLDQAQVTIYQKWVVPPPNEVESEENELEHLVAVSGAEKEEWRQHIIDYLSYGILPENLRRRTKICRRAPHFLYYKDTPYRRSFEGTFDAWGLDVVGPLPKSSGGNFYILAATDCFSKWVEAIALKEVKKENIASFIRVNIIYRFGPRYIITDNGKPFDNRLMNKICDLFGFKQRNSSMYNASANGLAEAFNKTISNLLKKVVSKSKRD; this is encoded by the exons atggtcattgaagttcaacctccgtggaagatgtactttgatggtgctgcacatTGTGGAGGAGCTGGTGCTGGCGTAGTATTTGTCATTTCTCAAGGTGAGTTTCTGTCGTACTCCTTTACGTTGATGCAACTTTGCTCCAACAACGTTGATGAATATCAAGcattaatacttgggcttgaaatggctgtcgAAATGAAGCAGTTGCAATTGCATgtctttggtgactctca gaaagaaaacaagaaggctGATATTTTAGCTGCCCTAACTTCATCGTTATCCCTACttgatcaagcgcaagttactatctaccaaaaatgggtagtaccgccACCAAATGAGGTGgaaagtgaagaaaatgaactcgaGCATCTGGTCGCGGTTTCTGGAGCTGAGAAGGAAGAATGGCGACAACATATAATCGACTACTTAAgctatgggatacttccagaaaatcTGAGGAGAAGGACTAAAATCTGTCGTCGTGCACCTCatttcctttactacaaagatactccATACAGAAGATCCTTTGAGGGA ACATTTGATGCTTGGGGACTAGATGTTGTTGGACCATTGCCAAAATCCTCTGGTGGAAACTTCtacatcttggctgcaactgactGCTTctcaaaatgggtcgaagctattgctcttaaggaagtaaagaaggaaaatattgcaagtttcatccgagtaaacataatttatcgctttggtcctcgttacataataacggataatggtAAGCCATTCgacaataggttgatgaacaagatttgtgatctctttggcttcaagcaacgtaactcttctATGTATAATGCTTccgccaatggtctagctgaggcattcaacaagactataagcaacttgttaaagaaagttgtctccaaatccaaacgagatTAG